From Desmodus rotundus isolate HL8 chromosome 10, HLdesRot8A.1, whole genome shotgun sequence, one genomic window encodes:
- the RPL17 gene encoding large ribosomal subunit protein uL22, whose product MVRYSLDPENPTKSCKSRGSNLRVHFKNTRETAQAIKGMHIRKATKYLKDVTLKKQCVPFRRYNGGVGRCAQAKQWGWTQGRWPKKSAEFLLHMLKNAESNAELKGLDVDSLVIEHIQVNKAPKMRRRTYRAHGRINPYMSSPCHIEMILTEKEQIVPKPEEEVAQKKKISQKKLKKQKLMARE is encoded by the exons ATGGTTCgctattcacttgacccagaGAACCCCACAAAAT catgcaaatcaagaggttcaaatcttcGTGTTCACTTTAAG aacacTCGAGAAACTGCCCAGGCCATCAAGGGTATGCATATTCGAAAAGCCACCAAGTACCTGAAAGATGTCACTTTAAAGAAGCAGTGTGTCCCATTCCGCCGGTACAATGGTGGAGTTGGTAGGTGCGCCCAG gccaaacagtggggctggacacagggtcggtggcccaaaaagagtgctgagtttttgctgcacatgcttaaaaaCGCAGAGAGTAATGCTGAACTTAAG ggTTTAGATGTGGACTCTCTGGTcattgagcacatccaggtgaaTAAAGCTCCCAAGATGCGGCGCCGGACTTACAGAGCCCATGGCAGGATCAACCCGTAcatgagctctccctgccacatcGAGATGATCCTCACTGAGAAAGAGCAGATTGTTCCTAAACCAGAGGAGGaggttgcacagaagaaaaag atatcccagaagaaactgaagaaacaaaagcttatGGCTCgggagtaa